A window of the Streptomyces finlayi genome harbors these coding sequences:
- a CDS encoding nitrite/sulfite reductase, whose protein sequence is MAATPEQPATTAPRRKPGRHRGEGQWAMGHFTPLNGNEQFKKDDDSLNVRTRIETIYSKRGFDSIDPNDLRGRMRWWGLYTQRKPGIDGGKTAILEPEELDDRFFMLRVRIDGGRLTAAQLRVIGEISQEYARGTADITDRQNVQLHWIRIEDVPAIWEKLEAVGLSTTEACGDCPRVIIGSPVAGIAADEIIDGTPAVDEIHDRYIGSPEFSNLPRKFKTAISGSPVQDVVHEINDIAFVGVDHPEHGPGFDVWVGGGLSTNPRLAERLGTWVPLDEVPDVWAGVVGIFRDYGYRRLRTRARLKFLMADWGPVKFRQVLEDEYLKRPMLDGPAPAQPSSRWRDHIGVHKQRDGRFYVGFAPRVGRVDGSTLSKIADLAAAHGSDRLRTTVEQKMLILDVEQDQLDSLVSGLEALDFQVKPSPFRRGTMACTGIEFCKLAIVETKARGASLIDELERRMPDFEEPLTININGCPNACARIQTADIGLKGQLMLDEDGNQVEGYQVHLGGALGLEAGFGRKVRGLKVTSAELPDYVERVLGRFQEEREADERFATWAARAGAESLS, encoded by the coding sequence ATGGCCGCCACCCCGGAACAGCCTGCGACCACCGCGCCACGCCGCAAGCCCGGACGCCACCGCGGCGAGGGCCAGTGGGCGATGGGGCACTTCACCCCGCTCAACGGGAACGAGCAGTTCAAGAAGGACGACGACAGTCTCAACGTGCGGACACGTATTGAGACGATCTACTCCAAGCGCGGATTCGACTCGATCGACCCCAACGACCTTCGTGGACGGATGCGCTGGTGGGGTCTGTACACCCAGCGCAAGCCCGGCATCGACGGTGGCAAGACGGCGATCCTGGAGCCGGAGGAGCTGGACGACCGGTTCTTCATGCTCCGGGTCCGGATCGACGGCGGCCGGCTGACGGCCGCTCAGCTCCGGGTCATCGGCGAGATCTCGCAGGAGTACGCGCGGGGCACCGCCGACATCACCGACCGGCAGAACGTCCAGCTGCACTGGATCCGCATCGAGGACGTTCCCGCGATCTGGGAGAAGCTGGAGGCCGTCGGGCTCTCCACCACCGAGGCCTGCGGCGACTGCCCCCGTGTGATCATCGGGTCCCCGGTGGCGGGGATCGCCGCCGACGAGATCATCGACGGCACGCCGGCCGTCGACGAGATCCACGACCGGTACATCGGCAGCCCCGAGTTCTCGAACCTGCCCCGCAAGTTCAAGACCGCCATCTCCGGTTCGCCGGTGCAGGACGTGGTCCACGAGATCAACGACATCGCGTTCGTCGGCGTCGACCACCCCGAGCACGGCCCCGGCTTCGACGTCTGGGTCGGCGGCGGGCTCTCCACCAACCCGAGGCTCGCGGAACGGCTCGGCACCTGGGTGCCGCTCGACGAGGTCCCGGACGTCTGGGCCGGAGTCGTCGGCATCTTCCGCGACTACGGCTACCGCCGGCTGCGGACCCGCGCCCGCCTGAAGTTCCTGATGGCCGACTGGGGCCCCGTCAAGTTCCGTCAGGTACTGGAGGACGAGTACCTCAAGCGCCCGATGCTGGACGGCCCCGCCCCGGCCCAGCCCTCCTCCCGCTGGCGCGACCACATCGGTGTCCACAAGCAGCGGGACGGCCGGTTCTACGTCGGCTTCGCCCCGCGCGTCGGACGCGTGGACGGCTCCACCCTGTCGAAGATCGCCGACCTCGCGGCCGCGCACGGCTCGGACCGGCTCCGTACCACCGTCGAGCAGAAGATGCTCATCCTCGATGTGGAGCAGGACCAGCTCGACTCACTGGTCTCAGGTCTGGAAGCGCTCGACTTCCAGGTGAAGCCTTCGCCGTTCCGGCGGGGCACGATGGCCTGCACCGGCATCGAGTTCTGCAAGCTGGCGATCGTCGAGACGAAGGCGCGCGGTGCCTCGCTCATCGACGAACTGGAGCGCCGCATGCCGGACTTCGAGGAGCCGCTGACGATCAACATCAACGGCTGCCCGAACGCCTGCGCCCGCATCCAGACGGCCGACATCGGGCTCAAGGGCCAGCTCATGCTCGACGAGGACGGCAACCAGGTCGAGGGCTACCAGGTGCACCTCGGTGGCGCGCTCGGACTGGAAGCCGGATTCGGCCGCAAGGTCCGGGGTCTCAAGGTCACGTCGGCCGAACTGCCCGACTACGTCGAGCGCGTGCTCGGCCGTTTCCAGGAGGAGCGCGAGGCCGACGAGCGCTTCGCGACCTGGGCCGCCCGCGCCGGTGCGGAGTCGCTGTCATGA
- a CDS encoding M23 family metallopeptidase, translating to MSHRRRPTSSLTRMVTTLALAAASTLLAAGSSTAAEPAAVAAATGPEAAVTDHLHERGQQRAGALASGDRPVVKVTREAGAWAHGTAVLATEPGSDRMPEGWLFIAHRDGGSWQVAFDGEPRFAELSARSTLTRAAEKPLFAEQDGRQVSAAGRPGVTTGITPLAGSDFRTGMALPWANGQTWTMTSGPHGWGGSEAPWSSMDFAGGDQTVRATRGGTAYTMCTGWIRVIHDRGYSTDYYHLWSSVNVNGAAVGAGAYLGYTGTDVTCGGAASGRHVHFGLRQNSAYVGLAGHGLGKWSMENGGSAYQGSALHGSARVVAPGNLYNYGALGLNQGVIDANGGGSVNKRTGPGTGYGLSGSVADGATVTVSCSSNGTSHTGRYGTSSLWNRLSDGTWVSDAYMWTGVNGTINGYC from the coding sequence ATGTCGCATCGAAGACGCCCCACCTCGTCCCTCACGAGAATGGTGACGACCCTGGCACTGGCGGCGGCGAGCACGCTGCTCGCCGCCGGTTCGTCCACGGCCGCCGAACCGGCAGCGGTGGCGGCCGCCACCGGCCCCGAGGCCGCCGTGACCGACCACCTGCACGAGCGCGGGCAGCAGCGGGCCGGCGCCTTGGCCTCCGGTGACCGGCCGGTCGTCAAGGTGACGCGCGAGGCGGGGGCCTGGGCCCACGGCACCGCCGTCCTGGCCACGGAACCCGGGTCCGACCGGATGCCGGAGGGCTGGCTGTTCATCGCCCACCGGGACGGGGGCTCCTGGCAGGTCGCGTTCGACGGCGAACCGCGGTTCGCCGAGCTCTCGGCCCGCTCCACCCTCACGAGGGCCGCCGAGAAGCCGCTCTTCGCGGAGCAGGACGGCAGGCAGGTGTCCGCCGCGGGCAGGCCTGGCGTCACCACCGGAATCACCCCGCTCGCCGGCAGCGACTTCCGTACGGGCATGGCCCTGCCCTGGGCCAATGGCCAGACCTGGACCATGACCTCCGGGCCGCACGGCTGGGGAGGCTCGGAGGCCCCCTGGAGTTCGATGGACTTCGCGGGCGGCGACCAGACGGTGCGCGCGACGCGCGGAGGCACCGCGTACACCATGTGCACGGGCTGGATCCGGGTCATCCACGACCGCGGCTACTCCACGGACTACTACCACCTGTGGAGCAGCGTCAACGTCAACGGAGCCGCCGTGGGCGCCGGTGCCTACCTCGGCTACACGGGCACGGACGTCACCTGCGGCGGCGCGGCGTCCGGACGCCATGTCCACTTCGGGCTGCGGCAGAACAGCGCCTACGTCGGACTCGCCGGCCATGGGCTCGGCAAGTGGTCCATGGAGAACGGCGGCTCCGCCTACCAGGGCTCCGCGCTGCACGGCAGCGCGCGCGTGGTGGCCCCGGGCAACCTCTACAACTACGGCGCCCTCGGTCTGAACCAGGGCGTCATCGATGCCAACGGCGGCGGTTCGGTCAACAAGCGCACGGGCCCGGGCACCGGATACGGCCTCAGCGGATCGGTGGCGGACGGCGCCACGGTCACGGTCTCCTGCTCCAGCAACGGCACCTCGCACACGGGCCGCTACGGCACCTCGAGTCTCTGGAACAGACTCTCGGACGGTACGTGGGTGAGCGACGCGTACATGTGGACGGGCGTCAACGGAACCATCAACGGTTACTGCTGA
- a CDS encoding sulfate adenylyltransferase subunit 1 yields MTTPIQRAGQVSATTLLRFATAGSVDDGKSTLVGRLLHDSKSVLTDQLEAVEHASRNRGQTTPDLALLTDGLRAEREQGITIDVAYRYFATPARRFILADTPGHVQYTRNMVTGASTADLAVVLVDARNGVIEQTRRHAAVAALLRVPHVVLAVNKMDLVEYAEPVFAAIAKEFTAYAASLGVPEITAVPISALAGDNVVEPSANMDWYGGPTVLEHLETVPVSHDLTACHARFPVQYVIRPQTAEHPDYRGYAGQIAAGAFRVGEAVTVLPSGRTSTIAGIDALGESVEEAWAPRSVTIRLADDIDVSRGDLIAPTGDTPAVTQDVEATVCHVADQPLSVGQRVLLKHTTRTVKAIVKDIPSRLTLDDLSQHPAPGQLVANDIGRVVVRTAEPLALDAYADSRRTGSFLLIDPADGTTLSAGMAGASFAEVAGAVPDEAPAADDAEWDF; encoded by the coding sequence ATGACCACACCCATCCAGCGGGCCGGCCAGGTGTCGGCCACCACGCTGCTTCGGTTCGCCACCGCGGGCTCGGTCGACGACGGCAAGTCCACGCTCGTGGGACGGCTTCTGCACGACTCGAAGTCGGTCCTCACCGACCAGCTGGAGGCCGTCGAGCACGCGTCCCGCAACCGTGGTCAGACGACGCCCGACCTGGCGCTGCTGACCGACGGGCTGCGGGCCGAGCGCGAGCAGGGCATCACCATCGACGTCGCGTACCGCTACTTCGCGACGCCCGCCCGCCGGTTCATCCTCGCCGACACCCCCGGCCATGTGCAGTACACCCGCAACATGGTCACCGGCGCCTCGACCGCCGACCTCGCGGTCGTCCTGGTCGACGCACGCAACGGCGTCATCGAGCAGACCCGCAGGCACGCCGCCGTCGCCGCGCTGCTCCGCGTCCCGCACGTGGTGCTGGCCGTCAACAAGATGGACCTCGTGGAGTACGCGGAGCCCGTGTTCGCCGCCATCGCCAAGGAGTTCACCGCCTACGCGGCGTCCCTCGGCGTCCCGGAGATCACCGCCGTCCCCATCTCGGCACTCGCCGGTGACAACGTCGTGGAACCCTCGGCCAACATGGACTGGTACGGCGGTCCGACCGTGCTGGAACACCTGGAAACGGTGCCGGTCAGCCATGACCTCACCGCCTGCCACGCCCGGTTCCCCGTGCAGTACGTCATCCGCCCGCAGACCGCCGAGCACCCCGACTACCGGGGTTACGCGGGGCAGATCGCGGCGGGCGCCTTCCGTGTCGGCGAGGCCGTCACGGTCCTGCCATCGGGCCGCACCTCCACCATCGCGGGGATCGACGCACTCGGCGAGAGCGTCGAGGAGGCATGGGCGCCCCGGTCCGTCACCATCCGGCTGGCCGACGACATCGACGTCTCGCGCGGCGACCTGATCGCCCCCACCGGGGACACACCCGCCGTCACCCAGGACGTCGAAGCGACCGTCTGCCACGTCGCCGACCAGCCGCTCTCGGTCGGCCAGCGGGTACTGCTCAAGCACACCACCCGCACGGTGAAGGCGATCGTCAAGGACATCCCGTCCCGGCTGACCCTCGACGACCTCTCCCAGCACCCCGCACCGGGGCAGCTGGTCGCCAACGACATCGGCCGGGTCGTCGTACGCACGGCCGAACCGCTCGCGCTCGACGCGTACGCCGACTCGCGGCGTACCGGATCGTTCCTGCTGATCGACCCCGCCGACGGCACCACGCTCTCCGCCGGCATGGCCGGTGCCTCGTTCGCCGAAGTGGCCGGTGCCGTGCCCGACGAGGCTCCGGCGGCCGACGACGCCGAGTGGGACTTCTGA
- a CDS encoding GNAT family N-acetyltransferase, whose translation MSTPSRLAAATTPVTIWSLEQTSPADLRPSATSGDEVRVVRSERPSPEFSRFLYTAVGGDIRWTDRLGMSYAQWQETLDRPGVETWVAYENGTPAGYVELDPQAEGVVEIMYFGLIPAFRGRRIGGHLLSVGVARAWDLAERWPERTPTKRVWLHTCSEDGPHAMDNYLRRGFRLFDTRIEQETTVETPGPWPGAHTA comes from the coding sequence ATGAGCACCCCGTCGCGCCTCGCCGCTGCCACCACCCCGGTGACCATCTGGTCCCTGGAGCAGACCTCGCCCGCCGATCTGCGGCCCTCCGCCACCTCCGGCGACGAGGTGCGGGTCGTACGCTCCGAGCGGCCGTCGCCCGAGTTCAGCCGGTTCCTCTACACGGCGGTCGGCGGCGACATCCGGTGGACGGACCGGCTGGGAATGTCGTACGCACAGTGGCAGGAGACCCTGGACCGGCCCGGCGTCGAGACGTGGGTGGCGTACGAGAACGGCACCCCGGCCGGATACGTGGAGCTCGATCCGCAGGCCGAGGGCGTCGTGGAGATCATGTACTTCGGACTGATTCCGGCCTTCCGGGGACGGCGCATCGGCGGGCACCTCCTCTCGGTGGGCGTGGCACGCGCCTGGGACCTGGCCGAGCGCTGGCCGGAGCGGACACCGACGAAGCGGGTCTGGCTCCACACCTGCTCCGAGGACGGCCCGCACGCGATGGACAACTATCTGCGCCGGGGTTTCCGTCTCTTCGACACCCGGATCGAACAGGAGACCACGGTGGAGACGCCCGGTCCCTGGCCCGGCGCACACACCGCCTGA
- a CDS encoding phosphoadenylyl-sulfate reductase: MTGTAHSAQLTDEALRELAGQAGRELENASALDILTWATATFGARFCVTSSMEDAVVAHLASRVAPGVDVVFLDTGYHFPETIGTRDAVDAVMDVNVITLTPRRTVAEQDAEHGPKLHDRDPDLCCALRKVKPLQDGLTSYTAWATGLRRDESPTRANTPVVGWDDKRRKVKVSPIARWTQDDVDGYVAEHGVLTNPLLMDGYASVGCAPCTRRVLEGEDARAGRWAGRGKTECGLHG, encoded by the coding sequence ATGACGGGCACTGCGCACTCCGCCCAGCTCACCGACGAGGCTCTGAGGGAACTGGCCGGGCAGGCGGGCCGGGAGCTGGAGAACGCCTCCGCACTCGACATCCTGACCTGGGCGACCGCCACGTTCGGAGCGCGGTTCTGCGTCACGTCCTCGATGGAGGACGCGGTGGTCGCGCATCTCGCCTCGCGCGTGGCTCCCGGTGTGGACGTGGTGTTCCTGGACACCGGCTACCACTTCCCGGAGACCATCGGGACACGGGACGCGGTGGACGCGGTGATGGACGTGAACGTCATCACGCTCACCCCCCGCCGGACGGTGGCCGAGCAGGACGCCGAGCACGGGCCGAAGCTGCACGACCGCGACCCCGACCTCTGCTGCGCGCTGCGGAAGGTCAAGCCCCTTCAGGACGGCCTCACTTCGTACACCGCGTGGGCGACCGGCCTGCGGCGCGACGAGTCCCCGACCCGGGCGAACACCCCGGTGGTCGGCTGGGACGACAAGCGCCGCAAGGTCAAGGTCTCGCCGATCGCCCGGTGGACGCAGGACGACGTGGACGGGTACGTCGCCGAACACGGCGTACTGACCAACCCGTTGCTCATGGACGGGTACGCCTCCGTGGGCTGCGCGCCCTGCACCCGGCGGGTGCTGGAGGGCGAGGACGCCCGGGCCGGCCGGTGGGCCGGAAGGGGCAAGACCGAGTGCGGGCTGCACGGCTGA
- the cysD gene encoding sulfate adenylyltransferase subunit CysD, translated as MSTVATVPEGTVHPYTLSHLDSLESEAVHIFREVAGEFERPVILFSGGKDSILMLHLALKAFAPAPVPFTLLHVDTGHNFPEVLEYRDRTVEKHGLRLHVASVQEYIDAGKLRERPDGTRNPLQTVPLTEAIQQLRFDAVFGGGRRDEEKARAKERVFSLRDEFSQWDPRRQRPELWQLYNGRHAPGEHVRVFPISNWTELDVWQYIEREGIELPEIYFAHEREVFNRSGMWLTAGEWGGPKDHERVETRLVRYRTVGDMSCTGAVDSNATTLDAVITEIAASRLTERGATRADDKMSEAAMEDRKREGYF; from the coding sequence GTGAGCACCGTCGCCACTGTGCCGGAAGGCACCGTCCATCCTTACACGCTCAGCCACCTGGACTCCCTGGAGTCCGAGGCGGTGCACATCTTCCGCGAGGTGGCGGGGGAGTTCGAGCGGCCGGTGATCCTCTTCTCGGGCGGCAAGGACTCCATCCTGATGCTGCACCTGGCGCTCAAGGCGTTCGCGCCCGCGCCGGTGCCGTTCACACTGCTGCACGTCGACACCGGGCACAACTTCCCCGAGGTCCTGGAGTACCGGGACCGCACGGTCGAGAAGCACGGGCTGCGGCTGCACGTCGCCTCCGTGCAGGAGTACATCGACGCCGGGAAGCTCCGCGAGCGCCCCGACGGCACCCGCAACCCGCTCCAGACGGTCCCGCTGACCGAGGCCATCCAGCAACTGCGCTTCGACGCGGTGTTCGGTGGCGGACGGCGCGACGAGGAGAAGGCGCGCGCCAAGGAGCGGGTCTTCTCGCTGCGCGACGAGTTCTCGCAGTGGGACCCGCGCCGTCAGCGCCCCGAGCTGTGGCAGCTCTACAACGGCCGCCACGCCCCCGGTGAGCACGTCCGCGTCTTCCCGATCTCCAACTGGACCGAACTGGACGTCTGGCAGTACATCGAGCGCGAGGGCATCGAGCTCCCGGAGATCTACTTCGCCCATGAGCGCGAGGTCTTCAACCGCTCGGGGATGTGGCTGACCGCGGGCGAGTGGGGCGGTCCCAAGGACCACGAGCGCGTCGAGACCCGGCTGGTGCGCTACCGCACCGTCGGCGACATGTCCTGCACCGGCGCCGTCGACTCCAACGCCACCACGCTGGACGCCGTGATCACCGAGATCGCCGCCTCCCGTCTCACCGAGCGGGGCGCGACGCGGGCCGACGACAAGATGTCCGAGGCCGCGATGGAAGACCGCAAGCGCGAGGGGTACTTCTAA
- a CDS encoding IS1 family transposase, producing the protein MSERAAPFHCPYCGDEDLRPHETGHGAWECASCNRAFQLKFLGLLSQGLKRNDVEGNGI; encoded by the coding sequence ATGAGCGAGCGAGCCGCCCCGTTCCACTGCCCGTACTGCGGCGACGAGGACCTGCGCCCGCACGAGACCGGGCACGGTGCCTGGGAATGTGCTTCCTGCAATCGCGCGTTCCAGCTGAAGTTCCTGGGGCTGCTGTCCCAGGGCCTGAAGCGCAACGACGTCGAGGGGAACGGGATATGA
- a CDS encoding putative leader peptide has product MPGTGIALVSRRHVDLGRMSSAICPAG; this is encoded by the coding sequence ATGCCTGGAACTGGAATTGCCTTGGTGAGTCGGCGGCACGTCGACCTCGGCCGCATGTCCAGCGCCATCTGTCCGGCCGGCTGA
- a CDS encoding aliphatic sulfonate ABC transporter substrate-binding protein yields MSAPRSTVRRSLAAAAALPLLAVALTACGYGSQAKDDDGKKANVSAGGRKLSADSVKIGYFPNLTHATALVGVQEGLIAKELGGTEVKPSTFNAGPSEIEALNAGSIDIGFIGPSPAINGFSKSRGKNLRIVGGSASGGVKLVVNPKKIKTVDDLRGKRIATPQLGNTQDVAFLNWISEKGWRVDAQSGKGDVFVVRSDNKVTPDAFRGGSLDGAWVPEPTASKLVAEGGKVLLDESSLWPGNKFVITNIIVSQTFLSEHPDVVEAVLRGSVNTNAWINANPDEAKASANAALRELSGKALAPEVIDQAWKSIRFTDDPLAATLDAQAEHAVKAGLLEETDLTGIYDLTPLNRILEAAGKPAVSDAGLGVK; encoded by the coding sequence GTGTCTGCCCCCCGTTCCACCGTCCGCCGCAGCCTTGCCGCTGCCGCCGCCCTGCCGCTGCTCGCCGTGGCGCTCACGGCCTGCGGCTACGGGTCCCAGGCCAAGGACGACGACGGCAAGAAGGCGAACGTCTCCGCCGGCGGCAGAAAACTCTCCGCGGACAGCGTGAAGATCGGCTACTTCCCGAACCTCACGCACGCCACCGCCCTGGTCGGTGTCCAGGAGGGGCTGATCGCCAAGGAGCTGGGCGGCACGGAGGTGAAGCCCTCGACGTTCAACGCGGGGCCCTCCGAGATCGAGGCGCTCAACGCGGGTTCCATCGACATCGGGTTCATCGGCCCCTCCCCCGCCATCAACGGCTTCTCCAAGTCCCGGGGCAAGAACCTGCGGATCGTCGGCGGTTCGGCCTCCGGCGGGGTGAAGCTGGTCGTGAACCCGAAGAAGATCAAGACGGTGGACGATCTCAGGGGGAAGAGGATCGCCACTCCTCAGCTCGGCAACACGCAGGACGTGGCGTTCCTGAACTGGATCTCCGAGAAGGGCTGGAGAGTCGACGCCCAGAGCGGCAAGGGCGACGTCTTCGTGGTCCGTTCGGACAACAAGGTGACGCCGGACGCCTTCAGGGGCGGCTCGCTCGACGGTGCGTGGGTGCCGGAGCCCACCGCGTCGAAGCTGGTCGCCGAGGGCGGGAAGGTCCTCCTCGACGAGTCGTCGCTGTGGCCCGGCAACAAGTTCGTGATCACGAACATCATCGTGTCGCAGACGTTCCTCTCGGAGCACCCGGACGTGGTCGAGGCGGTGCTGCGCGGTTCGGTGAACACCAACGCGTGGATCAACGCCAATCCGGACGAAGCGAAGGCGTCGGCCAACGCCGCGCTCAGGGAACTCAGCGGCAAGGCACTGGCGCCCGAGGTCATCGACCAGGCATGGAAGTCCATCCGGTTCACGGACGACCCGCTGGCCGCCACCCTCGACGCCCAGGCCGAACACGCCGTGAAGGCAGGTCTCCTGGAGGAGACGGACCTGACGGGGATCTACGACCTCACGCCGCTCAACAGGATTCTCGAGGCCGCGGGCAAGCCCGCGGTCAGCGACGCCGGTCTCGGCGTCAAGTAA
- a CDS encoding ABC transporter ATP-binding protein — MATTTLTKAEDRATVEHAARISHVSKSFAGPTGQQLVLDDITLDVAPGEFVTLLGASGCGKSTLLNLVAGLDRPTAGSIETPGGRPALMFQEHALFPWLTAGKNIELALRLRGVPKQDRRPEAERLLELVRLGGAFGKRVHELSGGMRQRVAMARALAQDSRLLLMDEPFAALDAITRDVLHDELTRIWRETNASVLFVTHNVREAVRLAQRVVLLSSRPGRIAREWSVDIEHPRRIEDTAVAELSVEITEQLRGEIRRHGQH, encoded by the coding sequence ATGGCGACCACCACTCTCACCAAGGCCGAGGACCGTGCGACGGTCGAGCACGCCGCTCGTATCTCGCACGTCTCGAAGTCCTTCGCAGGGCCCACGGGTCAGCAGCTCGTCCTGGACGACATCACGCTCGATGTCGCTCCCGGCGAGTTCGTCACCCTCCTGGGAGCCTCCGGGTGCGGAAAGTCGACCCTGCTCAATCTGGTGGCCGGACTCGACCGCCCGACCGCGGGGTCCATCGAGACCCCGGGCGGGCGGCCGGCCCTGATGTTCCAGGAGCACGCCCTCTTCCCGTGGCTGACCGCCGGCAAGAACATCGAGCTCGCCCTGCGTCTGCGCGGGGTGCCGAAGCAGGACCGCCGTCCGGAGGCCGAGCGGCTGCTCGAACTCGTGCGGCTGGGCGGGGCGTTCGGCAAGCGGGTCCACGAACTCTCGGGCGGGATGCGGCAGCGCGTGGCGATGGCCCGCGCACTCGCCCAGGACAGCCGGCTCCTGCTGATGGACGAGCCGTTCGCCGCGCTCGACGCCATCACCCGTGATGTGCTGCACGACGAACTGACCCGGATCTGGCGCGAGACGAACGCCTCGGTCCTCTTCGTCACCCACAACGTGCGCGAGGCGGTGCGCCTCGCGCAGCGGGTCGTCCTGCTGTCGTCCCGGCCGGGCCGGATCGCCCGCGAGTGGTCGGTCGACATCGAGCATCCGCGCCGTATCGAGGACACCGCGGTGGCGGAGCTGTCCGTCGAGATCACCGAACAACTGCGTGGGGAGATCCGCCGACATGGCCAGCACTGA
- a CDS encoding ABC transporter permease, which translates to MASTDIKTDDLAGLEAGLDALDAVQVRRTSVREVLVGKVLPPLLAVVLVVAAWQLLVTAQVTEDYKLPSPSAVWDSAVEMWLQGTLLEVIWTSVSRGLLGFLLAVALGTPLGLLVARVKFVRSAIGPILSGLQSLPSVAWVAPAVIWLGLNDKMMYAVILLGAVPSIANGLVSGVDQVPPLVIRAGRTLGATGLRGTWHIVLPAALPGYLAGLKQGWAFSWRSLMAAEIIASSPDLGLGLGQLLENGRNNFDMPGIFLSILLILFVGIAIDLLIFSPLERWVLRSRGLLVRS; encoded by the coding sequence ATGGCCAGCACTGACATCAAGACCGACGATCTGGCCGGTCTCGAAGCCGGCCTGGACGCGCTGGACGCCGTGCAGGTGCGGCGGACCTCGGTGCGCGAGGTCCTGGTCGGCAAGGTCCTGCCGCCGCTGCTCGCGGTGGTACTGGTGGTGGCGGCCTGGCAGCTGCTGGTCACCGCGCAGGTCACCGAGGACTACAAGCTGCCGTCGCCGTCCGCCGTCTGGGACAGCGCGGTCGAGATGTGGCTCCAGGGCACGCTCCTGGAGGTCATCTGGACCAGTGTCTCGCGTGGTCTGCTCGGGTTCCTGCTGGCCGTCGCCCTGGGCACGCCGCTGGGTCTGCTGGTCGCCCGGGTGAAGTTCGTCCGGTCCGCCATCGGCCCGATCCTGTCCGGGCTGCAGTCCCTGCCCTCGGTGGCCTGGGTCGCACCGGCCGTCATCTGGCTCGGACTCAACGACAAGATGATGTACGCCGTGATCCTGCTGGGCGCGGTCCCCTCGATCGCCAACGGCCTGGTCTCCGGCGTCGACCAGGTGCCTCCGCTGGTCATCCGGGCGGGCCGCACCCTCGGCGCGACCGGGCTGCGCGGCACCTGGCACATCGTGCTGCCGGCCGCGCTGCCCGGCTATCTGGCGGGCCTCAAGCAGGGCTGGGCCTTCTCCTGGCGTTCGCTGATGGCAGCCGAGATCATCGCGTCATCGCCCGATCTCGGGCTCGGTCTCGGGCAGTTGCTGGAGAACGGCCGCAACAACTTCGACATGCCGGGGATCTTCCTGTCGATCCTCCTCATCCTGTTCGTCGGCATCGCGATCGACCTGCTGATCTTCAGTCCGCTGGAGCGGTGGGTCCTGCGCAGCCGCGGCCTCCTCGTGCGGAGCTGA
- the cysC gene encoding adenylyl-sulfate kinase, whose product MTTDQETSMSVTGTGATVWLTGLPSAGKTTIAYELAGRLRGDGHKVEVLDGDEIREFLSAGLGFSREDRHTNVQRIGFVAELLAANGVKVLVPVIAPYADSRDAVRKRHRTEGTAYLEVHVATPVEVCSERDVKGLYAKQAAGEISGLTGVDDPYEAPESPDLRIESHQQTVQESASALRALLTERGLA is encoded by the coding sequence ATGACAACGGATCAGGAGACTTCGATGAGCGTGACGGGGACAGGGGCCACCGTCTGGCTGACCGGTCTGCCGAGCGCGGGCAAGACGACCATCGCGTACGAGCTGGCGGGCCGGCTGCGCGGTGACGGGCACAAGGTGGAGGTGCTCGACGGTGACGAGATCCGGGAGTTCCTCTCCGCGGGGCTCGGCTTCTCCCGCGAGGACCGGCACACCAACGTCCAGCGGATCGGCTTCGTCGCCGAACTGCTGGCGGCGAACGGTGTCAAGGTGCTCGTCCCGGTCATCGCGCCGTACGCGGACAGCCGCGACGCCGTCCGCAAGCGCCACCGCACCGAGGGCACCGCATACCTGGAGGTGCACGTCGCCACCCCCGTCGAGGTGTGCTCCGAGCGGGATGTGAAGGGCCTCTACGCCAAGCAGGCAGCGGGCGAGATCAGCGGCCTCACCGGGGTCGACGACCCCTACGAGGCACCCGAGTCACCCGACCTGCGGATCGAATCGCACCAGCAGACCGTGCAGGAGTCCGCAAGCGCGCTTCGTGCGCTGCTCACCGAGAGGGGCCTGGCGTGA